The Silene latifolia isolate original U9 population chromosome X, ASM4854445v1, whole genome shotgun sequence genome contains the following window.
ccggttcttttattacgcgtccgaggtcatttaaggagttaaacTATTCGGTTTCaccctcggataacgagtattaatccatttttcataatTATCCGGgattcgacgaatactggtttatggtataccggcacccccaaatgtcttcgttgctattcaaatattgcgtggccgctttatctgacccggggatctttctgtgcgatttccggagaattttgttccggtacccttgaatcccgaaaaaccgtgtattatacacctcaatttgagccgttcgggaggtcgtaccggaccctgtttctttttctcccggtttttttataccgggtccgaggtcatttcatgagttaacctattctatttcagcctcggataacgagtattaatacatttttaacgattatccagggttcgacgaatgctggtttatggcataccggcacccccaaatgtcttccgttactactcaaattttgcgtggccgctttatctgatctgaggaactttctgcgcgatttccgaagaattgtGTTCCGGtcccctggaatcccgaaaaaccgtgtattatacacttcaatttgagccgttcgggaggtcgtaccggaccttgtttctttttatcccggttcttttatcacgcgtccgaggtcatttccggagttaacctattcgatttcagcctcggataacgagtattaatacatttttcacgattatccgaggttcggcgaatgttggtttgtggtataccggcacccctaaatgacttccgttgctaataaaattttgcgtggtcgctttatcttacccgaggaattttccgcgcgatttccggagaattttgttccggtaccctggaatcccgaaaaaccgtgtattatacacttcaaattgagaCGTTCGGgacgtcgtaccggaccctgtttcttttctcccggttcttttatcacgcgtccgaggtcatttaaggagttaacctattcgatttcagcctctgataacgagtattaatacatttttcacgattattcgggGTTTgaggaatgctggtttatggcataccagcacccccaaatgtcttccgttgctactcaaattttgtgtggccgctttatctgatccgaggaactttctgcgcgatttccggagaattttgttccggtaccttggaatcccgaaaaaccgtgtatatatctGATGTCCATATATATTAATATACATCATTGTATAGTTATAATCCGGTGTCTTTTAGTATTATGTACATCAATGTTTGTTTGAGAGAAACCCATATTCCTAATTAGGTTTTCTCATATGCACATTACATATAGTGTACGACTAACTGAAGGAACCCATATTCCTCAAAAAAATTCTTATTTTTCTTGTTCTCATATTTGTTTGAGAGAAACTAATTCTATCACCGTAGACAGGATACATGCATGAGACATTTTATTGAGCTGATCATATTGTTAGTTAAGTAGTATAGAGTAATTTAGCAACGTAGAGTAGTAGTTAGTAGAGTTTCGCCATTGTAAAAAGCTTCTTCTACTTCAAATGTCACACAACACTATTTTAATTTTACACGTAAATTTTAAAATTAACTACTCTACTACTCGTATAAAATATGCCAAATTATATAAGCATATAAATAGTTATTTCGTACTCCGCTGTAATTAATTTATGACTATTAATCTTAACAAATTATAGAAAAGAACTCACCTACACTTTGATTGAGAGTTTATAACAATTGAACATGATAAATCTGTAGTTAATTTCTTCATCAATAACCAATAAATTATGCAAAATATGAGAAGTTTTAATTTACAACGAAGATAAGTAAAATAAGTAAATGATTCATTGCTATTGTAAAGAaaacataaaacataaaacaTATTCCCTTCGTCCTGATTATTAGATGATAAGTAGACTAAATTGAGTGTGGAGGATTTAAATGTCCATCAAGGACATTGCTAAAATAGAAATGCAAACAAATGGCCGAAACGGAAGGAGTAGTAATTTATAAGTTGATTATATGTACAACGCTTTATTTTATCACAGTATTTAATTTTCTACTTCATAGCATATACTTTCATATATAatgtaacatataaatataaatatagcGGGTGTCACCGGGTTATACCGAGACTTGCTACGGACAGTACCACATTCTCATATACATGTAAGATCCATCATTTTAGTGGACTACATAATAGCATGTGAGAGTCGAATTACTGTAGTTATTAATATAAGTATGTGTGAAACCGCGTTGTAGAGAAAATGAAATGACATCACTGGATGATACCAGATCTTGGAACCACCGGGCACTGGGTAACCTCCTGTTCGCGCCATCTCATTTTCCCTACAGCGGTTTCAACTAAAGTAGCTCGACTCATCGAATACATGCATGTCCTTCTCAAACTTCTTCACACAATCTTTAGCAAATTTGGATAATGCACAATAGGAAGAACCACTCTCATTCAAGGCTTGATCTGCGCGCATTTTTAGGTCTTCGACAGTTCTCCTCAGACCGAAACCTTCATTTCCCATAACATGCTTCACCATTTTTTCAATCTCTTCCCTTGTAACTACCTCCTTGCTAGGTTTCACCTTAGGTCGAATCGCAATCCCGAGATGTTCAGCCAACATTGTTGAATTCATATCTTGTTCAGCATAAAGAGGCCAACCAATTATTGGCAATCCATTGACAATACTCTCCATCACGGAATTCCACCCACAATGACTTATAAACCCGCCAACCGATCTATGTTGGAGGATTTCCGTTTGGGGTGCCCACCTTGGAATTACTTTCCCGAGATCTCGAGTTCGATCCAAGAACCCATTTGGTAGACACCTGTATATCGATTCATCCAACTTCTCATTCGTGTTCTGCTCAGACTTAAAAAACGAAGCAAAACTCTCATTTTCGACAGGAGGCCGAATTACCCATATAAATCTATGCTTACTCAACTCTAAACCGGAAGCCAACTCTATAGTTTGTTGAGTTGACATAGTACCACCACTTCCGAACGATACATATATAACCGACTTATCGGGTTGAACATCCAACCACTCGGTTAATTCCGTTTTTTCGACGGGTTCAGGCCTTCGAATCACTGGTCCAATAGGATAAACAGGTGCCTTAACAATGGATTTTAATAATTCTTTATCCTCAAATGCCTTGAGTGTTCGAGGTTCGAGATTCTCCCATGTGTTAACTAAAATACCGTCAGTAGCGGTCATGCTGTCACGTCCAACACTGACGAAAGAGCGATTGACGCTATTATCGGAGAAAATTGAGGGTACGGGTAAATCCCAACCCAAGATCGATTCACATCCAGGGATATTAAAGGGCTTATTCGGGTTAACGTTATTTCCGACGTAAGGCAAGTATGCATAGTAGGCCAAGAACCATGCACTTGTAGCAACGAATACATATTTCAACATATTAAACTCATCACCCACCACATTTAAGGCCTCAATCCCGAATTGATCGACGATCAAGGCCGTCGGTTTAACCTTCATATTGAAAATTAAAGACCGTAGGGCAGGTAAGGTGACCCTAACTCTAGCCAAGATAACGGTGATTACATCAGCATCAGGCTCAAGCTCAAATGAGAAATCGACAACGTTAGGAAGGACGACATAGTTGAAGAGGCCATTGTCCCACTTCGAGGAGGCTGACCGAAGCAGCTCATCATCGACCCCATGGCCATCCCTGGCCACGGCGAAAACTGTGACAGTGAACCCATGTTGGGCTACAAGACGGTTGGCTAGTTCAACCATTGGGATTAGATGGCCTAATGCGGGACTTGCTAAAAGAGCAACATGTGGCTTTGATGATTTAGACATTGTTGGAGTAAAGGAAAATGAATGAAAGCAAAAGGATTATAACATATGAATTTGTATTATGCCCGATATATGTATACGTACTCTCAATTCATAATTATAGGCCAAACTTTCTTGTTAGATCGACTAGTGACCACATAGGTGAATTATCCCCACCTTTGGATCTGAAAACAACTTTGTTCTGTGTTGTATATGTGGCACCATTTCAACCAAAAGTTTAAGTTTATAATTGAAGTCTTAAGATTGGTTTTATGGCCGTTCACACGAATGTCAGTTGGGTTTGAAGTGTGGATATAACTGCAGCTTTGCCCTTACCTGGTGTTTAATATTCGACtttagaaagaaaagaaaaattctTGAGTACACCCGGTGTACAAGATTATCGTACACCCTAGCCAATGATAAACCTTTAATCATATTCCTCTTAgattttgctttattatttatgGAGAGTGTGGGTAATTCTAATATTCTTATTGGCTAGGTTGTACGGTGACGTGGTACACTGGGTGTACCTAAGAATTTTTCCTTTCCTTTAGAAATTAGTGGTGGTGAGATTTAAATCCGTGACCTTTCAATCACTATTGGATATTTCAAACTCGGACATGGGTATTACAGATGAAGCTAAGCGGAGCACAGGCTAACCAGACCGTGGCTCGGGTAAGCTTTTTGGGGAAAAATATACATAAACAATCACtttttttcaaaaaataaaaaacaaaaaaaactatgATTAATTAGAAATATAGATAAAATTGTTGTTTCGGCTCTTGGTAAAACTTGGACCTAACTTCGTTAACGCTAAACCACCACCTTATTCTTAATCTAAATAACGAGTATTTTTTTATGGACAGTGCTAGGACGACACCGGGTGTTACGCAATCTCGGTAACACCctattaaaataatcaaaaaataaaaaatatagaAGTTAGTTTAGATTTTGGCGAGATTTAAGGAAGGGCAGAAAAGTAATGTTATTTGTTTTCACTATACTGTTAGTCTGCGAAGGAAAAAAAACACAAGGTCTAACAAGGTTTACcgccttcttctttcttcttcataTGCAAGCTTCACATGCATGGCTTTATGGCTATGCCTTTTACCCGAGCAGGCATGGGGTTTAAATCTCGATTACGAAAGAAGCTTACTATAATTAGCTACGGAGTACAAGCAAATAATTCTTCAGTCGCGAAGTTATTGGAATTCGTTTTGCCGACAGCCGTCACATCGGAATCGATCGTTATATTCATCTCCCATGTTTTGTTGACAACCATCACTTGATTTCCGTGATATGTTTTATTAGCACATTTCAGTTAAAAAGTCGAGTCTATGTTGCATTCTTTTGCTTATCTATGGGAAAAGAGTGCGTATTAATTATTAGCTTACAGCGGTGACATATCGAAGATGGATATGACGGTTGGCGATTAACAAGCTAAACTTTGAAGGATCTGATCATTAACATGCATAAGAACATAATATTCCATTTTTGCCCTTAGCTAAATTATTTGACTAATCTTATAAAAAATATTAAAGTGTCGTTAAATTTACAAAATTATCCCCGGTGTTACTCAAAATCGGTAACACCGGGTGtcgccatctcattttcctttTTTTATAATATAGGCAAGTTCGACATCTGGGACATGCATCCGAGTTGAATATGATCATACATAAGACATATCATGTTACTCCCTATCGGTATAGGTCCAGTCCGGTCCAGACCGGACCAATGCAATTACAGTTTGGTCTGTGGTCCACCTTTTTTCCTTAGTTTGGTATTTGGTCCACCTAGTTTGGCTCGGTCCAGTCCAGGATCGGACCAATGAATACCATCTTTGGATTTTAAATTGAAAATTATTAGTTTCAAACTACTTTAAAATCAATATtgtatacacaaattctcattatagacgggcactatccgtctatatgtatagacggataccattttccctcacaaaatacccatttgccataaagtggaaaACACATGGGAGTGCCCCACCTTgttccccctacccattttattagaggtctttacccgtctgttcgccccacccgtctataccaagacctattgtattgtatactccctctgtcctatTGAATAATTTACCCTTGCGTTATTTTATAAGGGGAAAAATAAAGTCAGTGTAAACTATCGATTGGAACGGATGGAGTAGTTAACTCGAATTTTAACTGGCGTATAAAACACCTAAAACTTTAACTTTAGAAATGGAGAGGCCATTTCCTCTCGGTGGTCCAGATCGTATTCTGGCATCATCGAACGGCTCAAAATTAATGGGTAAAAATAAAGGGATAATGAGGTTTGGtgggaaaaatattattaaatgagtttaagagaggaaatggagagagaaaaatggagaggatccattttgctaatttttgtgcccaataaGGCTTGAAATTTAATGGTTATCGAAAGAAGTAACAGGTGAGCCATTTTGTTGACTTACTCCGTATAAACTATGTCAGTTCAACTCTTTCATGCTACCTGCGTACCCATTAACACTCGACATCCAGACGTAGGCATGAGATGTGGACATTTAATTTAGCTCAAAACATGGTTTTATGCCCCAATTAATATTTATTCTGGTTGATTTGTTATTTCAATGTTTTTTTATATATAGATCGTATTGAATAAATAATCAAATTACTTTTTAATTTTGCAGGAATTCGTCATgctcatatttatcaaatttttaTCATTATGGTATAATCACCCCTTCTTATGCAAAAAGTTATAGTTCCCACGCATAAATTAGTTTTTTTTATGGTAAGTTGTTGTTTAATTTCTCAGAAACTAATGGAAATATACAGGGTATTGCAACAAAAAAGGTGAAGGGCATGGTAGTCGATGCGACCGCCTTTCCCCATTGGAGCATCTTCCACATTCATGTTTTCCGTTCGTTGAAACTCGATGGATTGCTTAGCTTCATGTTAATTGGGTTCGTTTGTGGATCGGAACCCAATTATATAAGGGGTACtttgttgcatgttaattattAGATGTAAACTCGTGTAAGATTGAAGTGTGTTTTTATAAGCTATATATGATATTTCCATGATATATTGGTTACACTTAGGAGTGATTTGTCACATTTAACAAAATAACTTGCTCTGTTATATATAGTAGATGGAGCCTATATATATAAGGTgtatatataataaaataatgttATAGTGTTTGGGTTGGTTTcaattatacattatttatatttattttgagtTTTTTACCCACTAAAACTCATACGAAgtatttgcattttttttaaaCCTAGAGGGTAAAATCATTAATAGACAATCAGCTATCTCGGGCAACAACTACTATCGGtaaaatattatatggatgttaattaatatttataattgtGAACACCGCTTAAAATGGTAAAAAAGTTCCACAACAATTAAAGGAGAATCAAATTTGAAATCCGTGCAACGAACGGGCACAAAATTTAGTAAAGTATATAGAacaagttttttttgtttttcctaaTGTATTAGGAGTATGTTTTTGTCTTATTTCTTTCATATTGTTATTTTTGACCCGTATCAAATTTAAGACATTTATACGCATCTTCGTCTGCTAATCCTGGGCTGGGCTAAGAGTTCAACATGCATGTCCTCCTCAGAATTATCATATTTGTCTTAAATAATCCAAATCGAACTTCTTCTCACAATCTTTAGCAACTTTGGATAATGCACAATACGACGAACCACCCTCGTTCAAAGCTTGATTTGCACTCATTTTTAGGTCTTCAACGGTTCTCCTCAAGCCAATACCTTCACTGCCCATAACATACTTCACCATATTTGAAATCTCTTCTCTTGTAACTATCCCCTTGCTAGGTTTCACCTTAGGACGAATCGCGATCCCGAGATCTTCAGCCAGCATTGTTGAATTCATATCTTGTTCAGCATAAAGAGGCCAAGCAATTATTGGCAATCCATTGACAATACTCTCCATCACTGAATTCCACCCACAATGACTTACAAACCCGCCAACCGATCTATGTTGGAGGATTTCCGTTTGGGGTGCCCACCTTGGAATTACTTTCCCGAGATCTCGAGTTCGATCCAAGAACCCATTTGGTAGACACTTGTATATCGATTCATCCAACTTCTCATCCGACTTATGCTCAGACTTAAAAAGCGAAGCAAAACTCTCATTTTCGACAGGAGGCCGAATGACCCATATAAACCTATGCTTACTCAACTCTAAACCGCAAGCCAACTCTATAGTTTGTTGAGTTGAAATAGTCCCACCACTTCCAAACGATATATATACGACAGATTTATCGGGTTGAGCATCCAAAAACTCAATTAATTCGGTTTTTTCGACTTGGTGGTCAGGCCTTCTAAACACTGGTCCAATAGGATAAACCGGAACCTTAACAATGGATTTTAATGATTTATTACTTTCAAATGCCCTCAGTGTTCGAGGTTCAAGATCGTCCCATGTGTTAACTAAAATACCGTCAGTAGTGGTCACGCTGTAGCGTCCAATACTGACGAAAGagctgttgaccctattattagGGTCAATTGTAGGCACGGGAAAATCCCCGGGCAAGATTGACTCACATCCAGGGATATGAAAGGGCATATTCGGGTTAACCTTACTTCGCGTGCAAGTCAAGTATGCATAGTAGGCCAAGAACCATGCACTTGTAGCAACGAATACATATTTCAACATATTAAACTCATCACCCACCACATTTAAGGCCTCAGTCCCGAATTGATCGACAATGAAGG
Protein-coding sequences here:
- the LOC141622138 gene encoding anthocyanidin 3-O-glucosyltransferase 5-like, with protein sequence MSKSSKPHVALLASPALGHLIPMVELANRLVAQHGFTVTVFAVARDGHGVDDELLRSASSKWDNGLFNYVVLPNVVDFSFELEPDADVITVILARVRVTLPALRSLIFNMKVKPTALIVDQFGIEALNVVGDEFNMLKYVFVATSAWFLAYYAYLPYVGNNVNPNKPFNIPGCESILGWDLPVPSIFSDNSVNRSFVSVGRDSMTATDGILVNTWENLEPRTLKAFEDKELLKSIVKAPVYPIGPVIRRPEPVEKTELTEWLDVQPDKSVIYVSFGSGGTMSTQQTIELASGLELSKHRFIWVIRPPVENESFASFFKSEQNTNEKLDESIYRCLPNGFLDRTRDLGKVIPRWAPQTEILQHRSVGGFISHCGWNSVMESIVNGLPIIGWPLYAEQDMNSTMLAEHLGIAIRPKVKPSKEVVTREEIEKMVKHVMGNEGFGLRRTVEDLKMRADQALNESGSSYCALSKFAKDCVKKFEKDMHVFDESSYFS